A window of Flavobacterium flavigenum contains these coding sequences:
- a CDS encoding NAD(P)/FAD-dependent oxidoreductase — translation MPRELLLQVTPEIAVNELLLKDYLSKQIKISSQEIQHVSILKRSIDARQKAIKINLKIVVYLKGESFQESKIELPIYKDVSKAQEVIVVGAGPAGLFAALQLVELGLKPIVLERGKDVRGRRRDLKAINREHIVNEDSNYCFGEGGAGTYSDGKLYTRSKKRGDVTRILELLVAFGASEDILVEAHPHIGTNKLPKIIEDIRNKIIEFGGQVLFDTRVTDILVKDNEVEGVVTQNGDRIIANKLILATGHSARDVFELLDKKKIFIEAKPFALGVRAEHSQQLIDSIQYSCDYRGEHLPPAPYSIVKQVNGRGMYSFCMCPGGVIAPCATSPGEVVTNGWSPSKRDQSTANSGIVVELKLEDFKPFAKFGALAGMEFQKSIEQKAWHLAGETQKVPAQRMIDFTQSKVSTDIPKTSYVPGTTSIEMGKVFPGFLAQIMRQGFLEFGKSMRGYLTNEAILHAPESRTSSPVRIPRNQDTYEHLQIKGLYPCGEGAGYAGGIISAAIDGEKCALMIAASLK, via the coding sequence ATGCCAAGAGAACTTTTACTTCAGGTAACTCCCGAAATAGCAGTAAATGAATTATTACTGAAAGACTATTTGTCTAAACAAATAAAAATTTCTTCTCAGGAAATTCAGCATGTTTCGATTCTGAAACGTTCAATTGATGCGCGACAGAAAGCAATAAAAATCAATTTAAAAATAGTTGTTTATTTAAAAGGAGAATCTTTTCAGGAATCTAAAATTGAGCTTCCTATATATAAGGATGTTTCAAAAGCACAGGAAGTGATTGTTGTTGGTGCTGGACCGGCAGGTCTTTTTGCGGCTTTGCAATTAGTTGAATTGGGCTTGAAGCCAATTGTACTCGAACGTGGAAAAGACGTGCGCGGACGCCGCCGCGACCTAAAAGCAATCAATCGGGAGCATATAGTAAACGAAGATTCTAATTACTGTTTTGGAGAAGGAGGGGCAGGAACCTATTCTGATGGAAAGTTATATACACGTTCTAAAAAACGTGGTGATGTAACCCGTATTTTAGAACTTTTAGTCGCTTTTGGAGCCTCTGAAGATATTTTGGTAGAAGCGCATCCTCATATCGGAACTAATAAATTACCTAAAATAATCGAAGATATCCGCAATAAAATAATCGAATTTGGTGGTCAGGTTTTGTTTGACACCAGGGTAACAGATATTTTAGTAAAAGACAATGAAGTAGAAGGAGTCGTTACTCAAAATGGAGACAGGATTATTGCAAATAAATTAATCTTAGCAACGGGGCATTCGGCTCGTGATGTTTTTGAACTATTAGATAAAAAGAAGATTTTTATAGAAGCTAAACCTTTTGCTTTAGGAGTGCGTGCTGAACATTCTCAGCAATTAATAGATAGCATTCAATACAGCTGTGATTATCGTGGAGAGCATTTGCCTCCGGCTCCGTATTCTATAGTGAAACAGGTAAACGGTCGTGGTATGTATTCATTTTGTATGTGCCCGGGTGGTGTAATCGCACCATGCGCAACGAGTCCCGGTGAAGTAGTCACAAACGGCTGGTCGCCCTCTAAACGTGATCAGTCAACTGCGAATTCCGGAATTGTAGTCGAATTAAAATTAGAAGATTTTAAGCCTTTTGCTAAATTTGGTGCACTGGCCGGGATGGAATTTCAAAAAAGTATCGAACAAAAGGCATGGCATCTTGCCGGGGAAACTCAAAAAGTTCCTGCTCAAAGAATGATTGATTTTACACAAAGTAAGGTTTCAACAGATATTCCAAAAACATCTTATGTTCCTGGTACTACTTCGATAGAAATGGGGAAGGTTTTTCCTGGGTTTCTAGCCCAGATTATGCGTCAGGGTTTTTTGGAATTCGGAAAATCGATGCGGGGTTATTTAACAAACGAAGCTATTCTGCATGCTCCTGAAAGCAGAACTTCATCTCCGGTTAGAATTCCAAGAAATCAGGATACTTATGAACATTTACAGATTAAAGGATTGTATCCTTGTGGGGAAGGTGCAGGTTATGCAGGAGGAATTATTTCAGCTGCAATTGATGGAGAAAAATGCGCTTTGATGATTGCTGCATCTTTGAAATGA
- the tatC gene encoding twin-arginine translocase subunit TatC: MAKKNLGEMSFLDHLEELRWLLVRSTIAILVMAFVTYFFSDYLFDEIILGPTKPTFFTYVWFCDLSHQLGFADSICITELNFIIQNTEMEGQVNIFVWMCILVGFILGFPYILWELWKFISPALYEKERKNAKVFIFTSSLLFFLGVIFGYFVVIPMSVNFVATFSVSDVVKNQFTLDSYMGMVKTSVLAGGLFFELPIIIYFLTKLGLVTPVFLRKYWKYAVVLILVIAAIVTPPDVVSQTIVAIPMLIIYEVSILISKIVYKNKEKENV, translated from the coding sequence ATGGCAAAGAAAAACCTTGGCGAAATGTCATTTTTAGACCATCTCGAAGAATTAAGATGGCTTTTAGTCAGAAGCACAATTGCTATTCTTGTAATGGCTTTTGTTACATATTTTTTTAGTGATTATTTATTTGATGAAATAATCCTGGGACCAACAAAACCTACCTTTTTTACTTATGTATGGTTTTGTGATTTATCACACCAATTAGGTTTTGCAGACAGCATTTGTATTACTGAACTCAATTTCATTATTCAAAACACTGAAATGGAAGGACAAGTCAATATTTTTGTATGGATGTGTATTTTGGTAGGCTTCATTTTAGGTTTCCCCTATATTTTATGGGAGCTTTGGAAATTCATCAGCCCTGCTTTATATGAGAAAGAAAGAAAAAATGCTAAAGTGTTTATTTTTACTTCTTCTCTCCTGTTTTTTTTAGGAGTAATTTTCGGATATTTTGTTGTGATTCCGATGTCCGTGAATTTCGTTGCCACTTTCTCAGTGAGTGATGTAGTAAAAAATCAATTTACCCTTGATTCTTATATGGGAATGGTAAAAACAAGTGTTCTGGCAGGTGGTTTGTTTTTTGAGTTGCCTATTATCATTTATTTCTTAACAAAATTAGGCTTAGTAACTCCGGTTTTTTTAAGAAAATATTGGAAATATGCCGTAGTTCTGATCCTGGTTATAGCAGCAATTGTAACACCTCCTGATGTGGTAAGTCAGACAATTGTAGCAATACCAATGTTGATTATCTATGAAGTGAGCATCCTAATTTCAAAGATTGTTTATAAAAATAAAG
- a CDS encoding KpsF/GutQ family sugar-phosphate isomerase: protein MITKENILAIAKKTILSESEAITKLIDFLDENFYEAVQRIYETKGRLIVTGIGKSAIIAQKMVATFNSTGTPSMFLHASEAIHGDLGMVQNNDIIICISKSGNSPEIKALVPLLKRFGNTLIGMTGNITSFLAKGSDYVLNTTVEMEACPINLAPTNSTTAQLVMGDALAVCLMEMRDFKPEDFAVYHPGGALGKKLLLRVKDMIEYSLKPTVHPETSVKKVIFEISEKRLGVTAVVENEKIVGIITDGDIRRMLNDRDSIADLTAKDIMSKNPKLVSSETMAVDALNILEDFSITQLIVADNGEYKGVLHLHDILKEGII, encoded by the coding sequence TTGATTACAAAAGAAAACATTTTAGCTATCGCAAAAAAAACAATTCTCTCTGAAAGTGAAGCAATTACTAAGCTAATTGATTTTCTTGACGAAAATTTTTACGAAGCTGTTCAACGCATATACGAAACAAAGGGCAGATTAATTGTTACCGGAATCGGAAAAAGTGCCATCATTGCGCAAAAAATGGTTGCTACTTTTAATTCAACGGGAACACCTTCAATGTTTCTCCACGCATCTGAAGCTATTCATGGCGACTTAGGAATGGTTCAAAATAACGACATCATTATTTGTATTTCAAAAAGCGGAAACAGTCCGGAAATAAAAGCTTTAGTTCCTTTATTAAAACGTTTTGGAAATACTTTGATCGGAATGACAGGCAATATAACTTCTTTTTTGGCTAAAGGTTCTGATTATGTTTTAAATACCACTGTTGAAATGGAAGCGTGCCCTATCAATCTGGCTCCTACAAACAGTACAACAGCACAGCTTGTAATGGGCGATGCCCTTGCAGTCTGCCTGATGGAAATGCGTGACTTTAAACCAGAAGATTTTGCTGTTTATCATCCAGGCGGGGCTTTAGGGAAAAAATTATTACTTCGTGTAAAAGACATGATCGAATATTCATTAAAACCTACAGTTCATCCTGAAACATCCGTTAAAAAAGTAATTTTTGAAATTTCTGAAAAAAGACTGGGTGTAACAGCAGTAGTTGAAAATGAAAAAATAGTTGGAATCATTACTGATGGTGATATTCGAAGAATGCTGAATGACCGCGACAGTATTGCAGATTTAACCGCAAAAGATATCATGAGCAAAAACCCAAAATTAGTTTCATCTGAAACCATGGCAGTGGATGCACTAAATATTTTAGAAGATTTCTCTATAACCCAGCTCATTGTTGCTGATAATGGAGAATACAAAGGAGTTTTACATTTACATGACATTTTAAAAGAAGGAATTATATAA
- the recQ gene encoding DNA helicase RecQ, with protein sequence MSSNEIEIHKELKKYFGFSQFKGLQEQVIRSILDEKNTFVIMPTGGGKSLCYQLPALIKDGTAIVVSPLIALMKNQVDAIRSLSSENGIAHVLNSSLTKTEIAQVKTDITSGLTKLLYVAPESLTKEEYVAFLQSVPISFVAIDEAHCISEWGHDFRPEYRNLRNIIKQLGKVPIIGLTATATPKVQEDILKNLDMVDANTFKASFNRPNLYYEVRTKTKNIESDIIRFIKQHKGKSGIIYCLSRKKVETIAEVLQVNGISAVPYHAGLDAKTRAKHQDMFLMEDVEVVVATIAFGMGIDKPDVRFVIHHDIPKSLESYYQETGRAGRDGGEGHCLAYYSFKDVEKLEKFMSGKPVAEQEIGFALLQEVVAYAETSMSRRKFLLHYFGEEFPDDGDGADMDDNVRNPKNKIEAKDQVVKLLEIVRDTKHIYKSKEIVFTLIGRINAVIKAHKTDTQSFFGSGSDHDEKYWMALLRQVLVSGYLSKDIETYGVVKITQQGLDFIKNPVSFMMSEDHEYSEADDESIVASSKSSGTSDEVLTAMLKELRKKVAKKLGVPPFVVFQDPSLEDMALKYPITLQELYNIHGVGEGKAKKYGGEFVALISRYVEDNDIIRPDDLVVKSTGVNSANKLYIIQNIDRKLPLSDIASAKGLTMDALIKEMEQIVYSGTKLNIKYWVDDMLDDDQQEEIHDYFMESESDKIEDALKEFDGDYDIDELRLMRIKFISEVAN encoded by the coding sequence ATGAGTTCAAACGAAATTGAAATACATAAAGAATTAAAGAAGTATTTCGGCTTTAGCCAATTTAAAGGCTTGCAGGAGCAGGTCATTAGAAGTATTTTAGATGAGAAGAATACTTTTGTAATTATGCCTACGGGTGGTGGAAAGTCTCTTTGTTATCAATTGCCCGCTCTGATTAAGGATGGGACTGCAATTGTTGTTTCTCCTTTAATTGCTTTAATGAAGAATCAGGTGGATGCCATCAGGAGTCTTTCTTCTGAAAATGGAATCGCTCATGTACTAAATTCATCTTTAACAAAAACAGAAATTGCCCAGGTTAAAACGGATATAACGTCTGGTTTAACTAAACTTTTATATGTTGCACCGGAATCGCTGACAAAAGAAGAATACGTAGCTTTTTTGCAGAGTGTACCGATTTCATTTGTAGCAATTGATGAAGCGCATTGTATTTCAGAGTGGGGGCATGATTTCAGGCCAGAATACAGGAATCTTAGAAATATTATTAAACAATTGGGTAAAGTACCAATTATTGGACTTACAGCTACTGCCACACCAAAAGTTCAGGAAGATATTCTGAAAAATCTGGATATGGTTGATGCCAATACTTTTAAAGCATCATTTAACAGACCAAATCTATATTACGAAGTTCGTACTAAAACTAAAAATATTGAATCGGATATTATTCGTTTTATCAAACAGCATAAAGGAAAATCCGGAATTATTTATTGTCTGAGCCGCAAAAAAGTAGAAACTATTGCTGAAGTTTTGCAGGTTAATGGAATTAGTGCTGTTCCGTATCACGCGGGTCTGGATGCGAAAACCCGTGCCAAGCATCAGGATATGTTTTTGATGGAGGATGTTGAAGTAGTTGTAGCTACAATTGCCTTCGGAATGGGAATTGACAAGCCGGACGTTCGTTTTGTAATTCACCATGACATTCCAAAATCACTTGAAAGTTATTATCAGGAAACTGGTCGTGCAGGACGCGACGGAGGTGAAGGGCATTGCCTGGCTTATTATTCTTTTAAAGATGTAGAAAAGCTGGAAAAATTTATGTCCGGCAAGCCTGTGGCAGAACAGGAAATAGGTTTTGCTTTATTGCAGGAAGTGGTGGCTTACGCTGAGACATCAATGTCAAGAAGAAAATTCCTTTTGCATTATTTTGGTGAAGAATTTCCTGATGATGGAGATGGTGCGGATATGGATGATAACGTACGAAATCCTAAAAACAAAATTGAAGCAAAAGATCAGGTTGTTAAATTGTTGGAGATTGTTCGCGATACCAAACATATTTATAAATCAAAAGAAATTGTATTTACTTTAATAGGTCGTATTAATGCAGTTATTAAGGCTCATAAAACAGACACACAATCCTTTTTTGGTTCCGGTTCAGATCATGATGAAAAATACTGGATGGCATTGTTGCGTCAGGTTTTAGTATCTGGATATTTGTCAAAAGATATTGAAACATATGGGGTTGTTAAAATAACGCAGCAAGGTTTGGATTTTATCAAAAATCCCGTTTCATTTATGATGTCTGAAGATCATGAATATAGCGAAGCCGATGATGAATCAATCGTAGCATCATCTAAATCATCAGGGACTTCTGATGAGGTTTTGACCGCAATGTTAAAAGAACTTCGAAAAAAGGTAGCAAAAAAACTCGGTGTGCCTCCTTTTGTGGTTTTTCAGGATCCTTCTCTGGAAGATATGGCTTTGAAATATCCCATTACATTACAGGAATTGTATAATATTCATGGGGTGGGCGAAGGAAAAGCAAAAAAATATGGTGGTGAATTTGTTGCTTTAATAAGCAGATATGTTGAAGATAATGATATTATCCGTCCGGATGATTTGGTTGTAAAATCTACAGGAGTTAATTCTGCTAATAAATTATACATTATTCAGAATATCGACAGAAAGCTGCCATTAAGTGATATTGCTTCCGCAAAAGGATTAACAATGGATGCTCTGATTAAAGAAATGGAACAAATTGTTTATTCCGGAACTAAATTAAATATCAAATATTGGGTTGATGATATGCTTGATGATGATCAGCAGGAAGAAATCCACGATTATTTCATGGAATCAGAATCTGATAAAATTGAAGATGCCTTAAAAGAATTTGATGGTGATTACGATATTGACGAATTGCGATTAATGAGGATTAAGTTTATTAGTGAAGTAGCGAATTAA